The DNA region CAACAATCGGAGCGAACTTCTCGACTTTATCACGCTTGCGGCGAAAATGGGCTTTCGCAGGTTGACCTACTCCGTCGTACTTACCGGATGGGGCGAGGAGGATTGCTTCGACAACTTGAAGACAAAAGCCTTTTCCGACGAAGAAGAAGGCAAAATCCTTGAAAAGGCTCGAAAAGAAGGAATTGACGTCTCCGTATGGAACTGCACGGATCGATTCCGCGTCGATTCTCCGGAAACCGTGTGCCCTGTTCCCTTTACCAGAGCCTTTATCGCCTCAGATTTGCGCATCATTCCTTGCGGAACCATCGGGTATTCCCAAGACGTCAATTACGGCCAAGCCCTCGACTTCAAAAAGCACTGGAATTCTAAAATATACCGGGCGTTTCGGCGGGCTCATCTGACAGGAAACATTCCAGCTTTTTGCAGAGAATGTTACGATTTGGACAACGTACCGACCAAGGATTCTGAAGGATGAACGTCTTATTGTTGACCGGCGCTCCCCGGTCCAGCCGCATTCACGATTTTTTGTCCAGCCAGTGTGATTCGTTGGACGTGTCCTCCGATGTGCTTGTGCTTGATGATCTGATAAAGAAGAACATCGATTATATGGTTTGCCATGGGTACCCGCACATTCTTCGCCCGGAAGTGACCCAGGCATTCCATCGCCGTATCATCAATTTGCATAACACCTATCTTCCTTGGGGACGAGGCATGATGGGGAATGTCTGGAGTTATTTTGAAGATGCACCCAAGGGCGTCTCCTTGCACTTCATCGATGCCGGGGTTGATTCAGGAGAAATCATTCATCGCCGTAGCATCCCGCTTGGACTTGATGAGACGTTGCAAAGCTCGTGGAACATTCTCATGGATGCTTTGGAAGAGCTCTTCATTGCCCAATGGCCCACCATTGTGTCGGGCCAATTTCTCCCTGTCTCCCAATCCTCTTTGCGGGAACTCGGCTCGTACCATGATCGCTCCATGTCCAAGGCGTTCATGGAGTTGTTGCCGGAAAAGTGGAAAACTCCCGTCTCCACCGTGGCGGATCTCGGAAGAGCATTTCGCAAAAATCCGAAGGCGTTTGAAGAGAAATATGGTGTGACACTATATGCACAGAAGGAAAATGCACCTCTTTCTCCTGCATTTATGCGCTCTGTCGACTTTGACCCCCAAGGAGAAATTACTGTTCGAGAAGCAACCGCGGATGATCTGCTGCAAAATTGGCTTTGGGTCAACGACCCTCTCACAAGAAAGATGTTCAAACAAAACGAGTATATAGGATGGTCAGAGCATTGTGATTGGTATGAAAGAATGCTCAATAACGAAGAAGTCGTCTTGTGTATCGGCATGCTTGGAGAACATCGTATAGGCAATGTGCGCTTCGATAGGCGCATGGATCGCAGCTACGAAATGAGTATCAACCTCGATCCCAGCTTTCGTTATAAAGGCTTTGGCTCGCAGATGCTTACCAAGGCTATTTCGCTTGTACGGCAAAGCCGTGATGTTGAATTGCTTTTCGCCATGGCGAAAAAGGTCAACGTGGCGTCCATCCGTGTTTTCGAGAAAAGCGGTGTCCCGGCTGTGGAACGCCAAGACAAGCATCCCGGCATGACTCGTTTCGAGCCGGAAATCGAAGTGTACATGGAAAAGACCTTCTCTTAAACAACGTACACGAAGGATAATATCCACAATGAGCAAAGAGAAATTGGCTATCCATGGTGGTGAAAAAGTACGCAAAACGCCCATGCCGCCGCGCAAGGCATTTGGCCAAGCAGAACGAGCACTCCTCCAGGAAGCGATTGACTATTACGTCTCACGCGATGAGGACCCACCATATCAGGGACACTACGAGCAAAAATTCTGCGACGCCTTTTCCCAGTACATGGGCGGTGGGTTTACAGATGCCGTTGCGAGCGGAACCGCATCTGTTTACATTGCTCTGGCTGCACTGAATCTCCCCAAGGGCAGCGAAGTCATTATTTCGCCTGTGACCGATAGTGGCCCACTCAACTGCATCATTATGCAGGGATATATTCCGGTTGTGGCTGACAGTGCTCCCGGCTCCTATAACATGGGAGTTGATCAATTTTTAGATCGGCTTACAAGCAAGACCTCGGCTATTCTCGCTGTCCACAGTGCAGGCGAACCGCTTGAAATCGATCGATTGGTGAAGGAAGCCCACAAGCATGGCGTGAAAGTCTTGGAAGATTGTAGTCAGTGCCCTGGTGGACGCTGGAACGGTCAGCTTGTGGGGACGGTTGGTGACATTGCCGCTTTTTCCACGATGTATCGTAAAACACTGACAGCCGGAGCCAGTGGTGGGCTCGTCTGGTCGCCTGATCTGGATAC from Desulfovibrio inopinatus DSM 10711 includes:
- a CDS encoding GNAT family N-acetyltransferase, which translates into the protein MNVLLLTGAPRSSRIHDFLSSQCDSLDVSSDVLVLDDLIKKNIDYMVCHGYPHILRPEVTQAFHRRIINLHNTYLPWGRGMMGNVWSYFEDAPKGVSLHFIDAGVDSGEIIHRRSIPLGLDETLQSSWNILMDALEELFIAQWPTIVSGQFLPVSQSSLRELGSYHDRSMSKAFMELLPEKWKTPVSTVADLGRAFRKNPKAFEEKYGVTLYAQKENAPLSPAFMRSVDFDPQGEITVREATADDLLQNWLWVNDPLTRKMFKQNEYIGWSEHCDWYERMLNNEEVVLCIGMLGEHRIGNVRFDRRMDRSYEMSINLDPSFRYKGFGSQMLTKAISLVRQSRDVELLFAMAKKVNVASIRVFEKSGVPAVERQDKHPGMTRFEPEIEVYMEKTFS
- a CDS encoding DegT/DnrJ/EryC1/StrS family aminotransferase, whose protein sequence is MSKEKLAIHGGEKVRKTPMPPRKAFGQAERALLQEAIDYYVSRDEDPPYQGHYEQKFCDAFSQYMGGGFTDAVASGTASVYIALAALNLPKGSEVIISPVTDSGPLNCIIMQGYIPVVADSAPGSYNMGVDQFLDRLTSKTSAILAVHSAGEPLEIDRLVKEAHKHGVKVLEDCSQCPGGRWNGQLVGTVGDIAAFSTMYRKTLTAGASGGLVWSPDLDTYRLALGHADRGKPSWRTDLDLRNPGHALFPALNMNTDELSCAIGLASLARLDQCVADRVAFVSRFIEALGESRVCSPYPFHDGFSPFYYPVMVDSEKITCTKTEFALAVRAEGIGLGEHYGCLVSTWEFAQQYLSDDFDTPNARHVRDNSFNLYVNERYGEQEVEDIIQAIRKVEAWYCC